The following coding sequences are from one Haliotis asinina isolate JCU_RB_2024 chromosome 3, JCU_Hal_asi_v2, whole genome shotgun sequence window:
- the LOC137279086 gene encoding cell death abnormality protein 1-like, which yields MFCDQPGTGVLCQKTCGLCPEDCRLGYFNDGSSCRRCKDGVDVRHSVDYRRKCDVPCNHGNTWGPDCLTPCSRGCRNQTCDRWTGHCLQNCKSDYYGSKCGFHCDGCRSCVDKVETCDNEGRCLCGCKRGKRGDKCNQECPNCETCFGNDCTCQDGFRGTLCSEICENCKSCNVGKYTCKAGFHGDACTVPCPQNCSQNECGQEGVCTRGCILGWYGRSCDIQCRNCVEDQCTLNGTCISGCISGWYGAKCDEACDVSCDDTLCYGNGTCERCKPGFHGDRCKTTCSTLCHNQTCDRSGTCYSCRVGNFGVMCEQHCSSNCVDHTCKQRSGMCISGCATGWYGDTCDVNCPDRCAPRSCDRDTGSCPSCMQGFQGSNCNVSCPQYCTKCEQYGDKCLICQQNHFGYKCEKQCSSGCEGLICHRETGRCSHGCTGTFYGHFCNSSCSDHCANRACDTGKTDLDAPKCTDGCRDGWWGDYCDNACSPHCVKCDRHHGQCLACEDTRYGEKCNLTCSTSCLKSQCNLTGDCINGCESGRYGSRCSGRCPRVCNTCQHDRVCVTCADGWRGKHCTGKTLSPSYRKRSRLWQILMTI from the exons ATGTTCTGCGATCAACCAGGAACTGGGGTTCTGTGTCAGAAAACATGCGGTCTGTGTCCAGAAG ATTGCAGGTTGGGATACTTCAACGATGGTTCCTCGTGCAGGAGATGCAAGGATGGTGTCGATGTACGTCATTCAGTCGACTACAGAAGGAAATGCGATGTTCCCTGTAACCACGGCAATACGTGGGGCCCAGACTGTCTTACTCCATGCAGCAGAGGTTGTAGGAATCAGACATGTGACCGGTGGACAGGACACTGTCTTCAAAACTGCAAGTCAGACTACTATGGGTCTAAATGTGGTTTCCATTGTGACGGGTGCAGGTCGTGTGTAGACAAGGTCGAGACGTGTGACAATGAGGGAAGGTGCTTGTGCGGCTGTAAGAGAGGAAAACGAGGAGATAAATGTAACCAAGAGTGTCCAAACTGTGAAACGTGTTTCGGAAATGACTGTACATGTCAAGACGGATTCAGGGGCACGTTGTGCAGTGAGATCTGCGAAAACTGTAAGAGTTGTAATGTAGGCAAATATACATGCAAGGCTGGTTTCCATGGAGATGCCTGTACAGTACCCTGTCCCCAGAACTGCTCCCAAAACGAATGTGGTCAGGAAGGAGTTTGTACACGGGGTTGTATATTGGGATGGTATGGACGATCGTGTGATATACAATGTAGAAATTGCGTAGAGGATCAGTGCACATTAAACGGGACATGTATTTCCGGATGTATTAGCGGATGGTATGGTGCCAAGTGTGATGAAGCCTGTGATGTCAGCTGCGATGACACACTGTGTTACGGCAACGGAACCTGTGAAAGATGTAAGCCCGGATTCCATGGCGACCGTTGCAAGACCACATGCAGCACCCTCTGTCATAACCAGACATGTGACCGGAGTGGAACTTGTTATTCCTGCAGAGTTGGGAACTTTGGGGTCATGTGTGAGCAACATTGCAGTTCCAACTGTGTGGATCACACCTGTAAACAAAGATCAGGAATGTGTATCAGTGGTTGTGCCACGGGCTGGTACGGAGATACATGTGATGTAAACTGTCCCGATCGATGTGCCCCACGTTCCTGCGACAGAGACACTGGTTCCTGCCCATCTTGTATGCAGGGATTCCAAGGCTCCAACTGCAACGTCTCATGTCCACAGTACTGCACCAAATGTGAACAGTATGGCGACAAGTGCCTCATTTgtcaacaaaaccattttggGTACAAGTGTGAAAAACAGTGTTCATCTGGCTGTGAAGGATTAATATGCCACCGCGAAACTGGAAGATGTTCACACGGATGTACTGGAACTTTCTACGGCCATTTCTGCAACAGTTCCTGCAGCGACCACTGTGCCAACAGAGCCTGTGATACAGGAAAGACCGACCTAGATGCACCCAAGTGTACTGACGGGTGCAGAGATGGATGGTGGGGGGACTACTGTGACAACGCCTGTTCTCCTCACTGTGTGAAATGTGACAGACATCATGGCCAGTGTCTGGCTTGTGAAGACACGAGATACGGCGAGAAATGCAACTTAACCTGCAGCACTTCATGTCTGAAGTCACAATGTAACCTGACAGGAGACTGTATAAATGGATGTGAGAGCGGGCGTTACGGAAGCAGATGTTCTGGAAGATGTCCTCGTGTGTGCAACACTTGTCAGCATGATCGTGTCTGTGTTACTTGTGCTGATGGCTGGAGGGGGAAACACTGTACTGGTAAAACATTGAGTCCTAGCTACAGGAAGCGCAGCAGATTATGGCAGATTTTGATGACAATATAA